In the Setaria italica strain Yugu1 chromosome VI, Setaria_italica_v2.0, whole genome shotgun sequence genome, one interval contains:
- the LOC101756669 gene encoding uncharacterized protein LOC101756669, whose amino-acid sequence MATASRLLAPAPPPAAPPRCVRSNRVAVPRLRCRASAAASPAAGAALLERDGAPVAVREFVTLDELHAAVRLRIRTFYEYAVESVGAEDQRKALADREFEALQDRISGKMINFRRVSCINGTLPLSPSLMTAEELCSMCKFVEDGEERVVVGSLDLNQCLWLPDELTGMRPGVNEDSQTRAYLSNVCVAKELQKKGLGYALVDKSKKLAREWGITDLYVHVAINNIAGQKLYKKSGFVYEGEEPAWKARFLGRPRRLLLWLDMNKEPL is encoded by the exons ATGGCGACGGCGTCGCGGCTGCTCGCGCCAGCGCCTCCTCCGGCCGCCCCGCCACGCTGCGTCCGGAGCAACCGCGTCGCCGTCcctcgcctccggtgccgagcctccgccgccgcctcgcccgccgctggcgccgcgcTGCTGGAGCGCGACGGCGCCCCGGTGGCCGTGCGGGAGTTCGTCACGCTCGACGAGCTCCACGCCGCCGTGCGCCTCCGCATCCGCACTTTCTACGAGTATGCCGTCGAATCGGTCGGAGCCGAG GATCAAAGAAAGGCCCTTGCAGACAGGGAGTTTGAAGCGTTGCAGGATAGAATTTCTGGGAAAATGATCAATTTTCGAAGAGTTTCTTGTATAAATGGGACTTTACCACTGTCCCCATCCTTAATGACAGCTGAGGAACTTTGTTCTATGTGCAAG TTTGTGGAGGATGGAGAAGAGAGAGTAGTAGTTGGTAGTTTGGACCTTAATCAGTGTCTTTGGCTACCAGATGAATTAACTGGAATGAGGCCTGGG GTAAACGAGGACAGCCAGACAAGAGCATATCTAAGTAATGTTTGTGTTGCCAAGGAGCTTCAAAAGAAGGGTTTAGGTTATGCATTGGTCGACAAGTCCAAGAAACTAGCTCGTGAATGGG GCATAACAGATCTGTATGTCCATGTTGCCATAAACAATATAGCAGGGCAAAAGCTGTACAAAAAGAGTGGATTTGTTTATGAAGGCGAAGAACCTGCATGGAAGGCTAGGTTTCTGGGGCGGCCTCGAAGGCTGCTGCTTTGGCTTGATATGAACAAAGAGCCTTTGTGA